Proteins from one Mycteria americana isolate JAX WOST 10 ecotype Jacksonville Zoo and Gardens chromosome 1, USCA_MyAme_1.0, whole genome shotgun sequence genomic window:
- the ADPRHL1 gene encoding inactive ADP-ribosyltransferase ARH2 isoform X1, with protein sequence MDKFKAALVLAAVGDALGYRNFSRENNALGAKIQQELKEIGGLENLVLSPDKWPVSDNTLMHMATAEAVITDYWCLEDLYRELVKRYVDAIDKLSGRRPDPATIEGCRELKPDNYLLAWHTPFNEKGSGFGASTKAMCLGMRYWKPERLESLIEVSIECGRMTHNHPTGFLGSLCTALFVAYAIQGKPLVQWGREMMKVVPMAEEYCKKTIRHMAEYQEHWFYFEAKWQFYLEEREINEENQNKPVFPDNYDAEEREKTYRRWSSEGRGGRRGHDAPMIAYDALLGCGGDWTELCNRSMFHGGESAATGSIAGCLYGLVYGLSKVPKGLYQDLEQRERLEYLGENLYRLSMEENTKSTRFCGDDKMLVDPLVLKKKLNRMATEQGAFAVLSSLLLYVTELAASDPQLRSKRTKWAEGKENKVSYNQPCPDPNRGQYPTRFQLLRARFLNNNREPYTKKRREVGKLVIKEKLWVSRAGNKLDRSRDRKGDGKAVEEDADTAPSERAKWSSMSGKNTVKNILKKFLAAEEKETKEKSPSWKKKGPNNGLPKIVNKSSVLSKLKEQFEQNALCSAAEVKASLLRKGEKKTKNFLSRKTIRKPEVRILRTAAMTATGINSPESQYLVCSTVPVPRLSIATEINHPWSWSKNNAAKQPFGHDTPLKEKGGANRKPGESKAPANAAQDRKDEEELPVAPKATTDGKDRSEDKIDSTKQGPNFNLNLDSSSTTCKNKDLVDCIPPLSEHSLGCDGNNMSAGPETSSLLGITNAVQHVKEDSPPSNSPYFSTVEGSHEQSPQDTKTGEIPEITMYVYSSEEADTELTEPEKDPVFAGQKCFPEQKALENILPFHSPEVQASCEVESPMEDRQITLLTPASGKRPLIVQKEAPGLRGRCSEEAKEGAKYHSEDKLSSTTSKNDRDVPTKKEEDNKTPNSQMQNESKTKQPQPPQMPSPQNSFGNSNAGISNPDVNQTKPTLSSNESQEQKPGATEEEHISSHLEKTQSPLPGDLVKHSCYIAEEDFGKDKLSSLTEMMNHANNRALHRSTLTDLETCHKPSKSFIKREEATADEMPWPDSEAWQSPSSTPLPTPMSGIAGQRIRCTLGNPPAFPPIDLGRQGAGGVGDEHASHGWEKHPPPSSDELTNRGSDTTVEKETACDFKNQVLSPNHETENENSTAEETNTCQRFENCLSLSTQKPGKHENKTMLARKPLLSLEKNRTPTSDDTTKQGSDKLEKNLFPSSTELVSDQKKHAKGRNKVSKHTKDKLLSSDNDMKHESDRMETEEREERNVLHKSEEDQVFTPSDTVDHDNNSSNEKNAHRPQTSQLPSSEHDTNIQGVKNTGQNLKGLTPSRDLVKHEHDMTVDENICLNNGKRHLSSSNEPMKRANDSVGGKNIKSNFKNFSMPPRNTSRQDNKTTDEENTPHTLKNEPVQHKKSCEGERNTSCDPKNQIPLSNSLAKQDKKSSPLETQKQMSPGDFVKPETKSAEKKTKHTSEKPWSPSSNKVLKPQERSSSGERKQKTPAAEDTKSPETKAVKEDNEHQRSGKYQLPPSRKSAKREENTPGGEKQQTRCDNFTTPDTNAAKEKNKFPSSRKYRSVSSETLGKPQEKNTPEQKQQTPASAGFKKPGTNAIKEKDGDPNSEKSPSSKKVVKSQEKNTSGDRRQKTPAAEDIRSPGAKAVKGDDKHQHSGNHQLPPSSKSAKPEKNIPGGGKQQKVSESFTKPDASAVKDKSKDPGSGMCQSPSSNSLVKPQEKNATAKKKQSPPPPDEKTMHKTGSPEKKSGPERKEKYQLRSSAQTEKHGNDGSGKEGPVGNFKSYRAPLPSDGINCKSNTVPKETSLSNTEKSPKSSSFHVASKDEENPAGNRKKQPGFKKYQALSSKTLVRHEKDVAEREGSWQAAGETSERKAELEDCSKAAASFSKYTVESYSERPLDSSFKPLIIRVTDTFKHHS encoded by the exons GTTCTGGATTTGGAGCATCCACAAAAGCCATGTGTTTAGGGATGCGATACTGGAAGCCAGAAAGGCTGGAGTCACTTATTGAAGTGAGCATCGAATGCGGACGAATGACTCATAACCATCCTACAG GCTTTCTAGGGTCCCTATGCACAGCTCTCTTTGTGGCGTACGCAATACAGGGGAAACCCCTTGTTCAGTGGGGAAGAGAGATGATGAAGGTTGTGCCGATGGCTGAAGAATACTGCAAGAAGACCATTCGCCACATGGCAG aatATCAGGAGCACTGGTTTTACTTCGAAGCCAAGTGGCAGTTTTATTtagaggagagagaaatcaacGAGGAAAATCAGAATAAACCTGTCTTTCCGGACAACTATGacgcagaggagagagaaaag ACGTACAGGAGGTGGAGCTCCGAGGGCCGGGGCGGGAGACGAGGCCACGACGCCCCCATGATCGCCTACGACGCCCTGCTGGGCTGCGGCGGGGACTGGACAGAGCTCTGCAACCGCTCCATGTTCCACGGAG GAGAAAGCGCGGCTACGGGGTCCATCGCTGGCTGCCTGTACGGCTTGGTTTACGGCCTAAGCAAGGTCCCCAAAGGCTTGTACCAGGACCTGGAACAACGGGAGAGGCTCGAGTACTTGGGCGAGAATCTTTACCGACTATCCATGGAGGAAAA CACCAAAAGCACACGCTTTTGCGGAGATGATAAGATGCTGGTAGACCCTTTGGTGCTGAAGAAGAAGCTCAATAGGATGGCAACAGAGCAAGGGGCCTTTGCTGTTCTCAGCAGCCTGCTGCTATACGTCACCGAGCTCGCAGCCAGCGATCCACAGCTCAGGAGCAAGAGGACAAAATGGGCAGAAGGTAAAGAAAACAAGGTGAGTTATAACCAGCCATGTCCAGATCCAAACAGGGGCCAGTATCCAACCAGATTTCAGCTCTTGAGGGCCAGGTTTCTAAACAACAATCGCGAGCCGTACaccaagaaaagaagagaagtcGGCAAACTGGTCATTAAAGAGAAGCTGTGGGTGAGCAGGGCTGGTAACAAGCTGGACAGAAGCAGAGACAGGaaaggagatggaaaagcagTGGAGGAGGATGCAGACACAGCGCCCAGTGAGAGGGCCAAGTGGAGCAGCATGAGTGGGAAAAACACAGTGAAGAACATCCTGAAGAAATTTTTAGCTGCcgaagaaaaagaaaccaaggagAAGTCTCCCAGCTGGAAAAAGAAGGGGCCAAACAACGGTTTGCCGAAAATAGTCAACAAGAGTTCGGTCCTGTCCAAACTGAAGGAGCAGTTTGAACAAAACgctctctgctcagctgcagaggtCAAAGCATCGCTCTTGCGCAAAGGTGAGAAAAAGACTAAAAACTTCCTGAGCAGAAAAACTATTCGTAAGCCAGAGGTCAGAATACTTCGCACGGCAGCAATGACAGCCACAGGGATAAACAGTCCAGAGTCCCAATATTTAGTGTGCTCCACGGTCCCAGTGCCCAGACTCAGCATCGCTACCGAAATCAACCATCCTTGGAGCTGGTCCAAAAATAACGCCGCGAAGCAGCCTTTTGGTCATGACACACCGttgaaagaaaaggggggggccAACAGAAAGCCTGGTGAGAGCAAAGCACCAGCAAATGCAGCACAGGACAGGAAGGACGAAGAAGAATTACCGGTGGCACCCAAAGCCACGACTGATGGAAAGGACCGTTCTGAGGATAAAATAGATTCCACAAAGCAAGGACCCAACTTTAATCTTAACCTAGATAGCTCTTCTACTACCTGTAAAAACAAAGATCTTGTGGACTGCATTCCTCCCTTGTCTGAACATAGTCTAGGCTGCGACGGGAATAACATGTCAGCTGGGCCTGAGACATCTTCACTATTGGGGATTACAAATGCTGTGCAACACGTTAAGGAAGACAGTCCACCTTCTAACTCGCCTTACTTCAGCACAGTTGAAGGATCCCATGAACAAAGTCCTCAGGATACTAAAACAGGTGAGATTCCTGAAATAACTATGTATGTATACAGTTCAGAGGAAGCTGACACAGAGCTCACAGAGCCAGAAAAAGATCCTGTCTTTGCAGgtcaaaaatgttttccagagcagaaagcactggaaaacaTTCTGCCATTTCACTCTCCAGAAGTTCAAGCATCTTGTGAAGTTGAGTCTCCAATGGAGGATCGACAGATAACTCTCCTAACACCAGCTTCTGGCAAAAGGCCACTGATAGTCCAAAAAGAGGCACCAGGTTTAAGAGGCAGATGTTCTGAGGAAGCCAAGGAAGGAGCGAAATATCACAGTGAAGACAAATTATCTTCTACTACTAGCAAAAATGATCGTGATGTCCCAACTAAAAAGGAAGAGGACAATAAAACACCCAACAGCCAAATGCAAAATGAATCCAAAACCAAGCAGCCACAGCCTCCTCAAATGCCCAGCCCACAAAACAGCTTTGGTAATTCCAATGCTGGCATATCAAATCCAGATGTAAATCAGACCAAACCCACACTCTCCTCAAATGAGAGCCAGGAGCAGAAGCCTGGTGCTACAGAAGAAGAGCACATCTCTTCTCATTTGGAAAAGACACAAAGCCCTTTGCCAGGTGACCTTGTGAAGCACAGTTGCTACATCGCAGAAGAAGATTTTGGGAAGGACAAATTATCTTCATTAACTGAAATGATGAATCATGCAAACAATCGAGCCCTGCACAGGAGTACCTTGACTGACCTGGAGACCTGTCACAAGCCATCCAAATCTTTCATTAAGCGTGAAGAAGCCACCGCAGATGAGATGCCCTGGCCTGACTCTGAGGCATGGCAGTCACCCTCGTCAACCCCTTTACCAACACCAATGAGTGGGATTGCAGGACAAAGAATCCGTTGCACTCTTGGAAATCCCCCAGCCTTTCCACCTATTGATCTGGGGAGACAGGGAGCTGGTGGTGTGGGAGATGAGCATGCCAGCCATGGCTGGGAGAAGCATCCACCACCCTCTTCAGATGAGTTGACAAATCGTGGGAGCGATACAACGGTGGAGAAGGAAACTGCATGTGATTTTAAGAACCAAGTGCTGTCCCCGAAtcatgaaactgaaaatgaaaactctaCAGCTGAAGAGACAAATACATGTCAGAGATTTGAGAACTGTCTTTCACTTTCAACCCAGAAgccaggaaaacatgaaaataaaaccatgctAGCAAGAAAGCCCCTATTATCCTTGGAGAAGAACCGAACACCAACTTCAGATGATACCACGAAGCAAGGAAGTGATAAGCTGGAAAAGAACCTGTTTCCTTCATCAACTGAATTGGTCTCAGACCAAAAGAAGCATGCAAAAGGTCGTAATAAGGTCTCCAAACATACAAAGGATAAGCTCTTGTCATCAGATAATGACATGAAGCATGAGAGTGATAGGAtggagacagaggagagagaagagagaaatgtctTGCATAAATCTGAGGAGGACCAAGTATTCACACCAAGTGATACAGTGGATCATGATAATAACTCTTCCAATGAGAAGAATGCTCATAGACCTCAAACATCCCAGTTACCTTCATCAGAGCATGATACCAACATTCAAGGAGTGAAAAATACCGGGCAGAATTTGAAGGGTCTAACGCCTTCAAGAGATCTTGTGAAACACGAGCATGATATGACAGTAGATGAAAACATCTGCCTCAATAATGGGAAACGCCACCTGTCCTCATCAAATGAACCAATGAAACGTGCAAATGACAGTGTAGGGGGAAAAAACATCAAGTCAAACTTCAAGAATTTTTCAATGCCACCAAGAAATACATCAAGGCAGGACAATAAGACCACTGATGAGGAGAATACCCCTCATACTTTGAAAAATGAACCAGTGCAGCATAAAAAGAGTTGTGAAGGAGAGAGGAATACTTCATGTGACCCTAAAAATCAAATACCATTATCAAATTCATTGGCGAAGCAAGACAAGAAATCCTCACCTCTAGAGACACAGAAACAGATGTCACCAGGTGACTTTGTAAAGCCTGAAACTaagtcagctgaaaaaaagacTAAACATACCTCTGAGAAGCCCTGGTCACCTTCTTCAAACAAAGTGCTGAAGCCTCAAGAAAGAAGCTCTtcaggagagaggaagcaaaagacACCAGCAGCAGAGGACACCAAGTCACCTGAAACAAAGGCTGTAAAAGAGGATAATGAGCACCAGCGTTCTGGGAAGTACCAGCTACCTCCTTCAAGAAAATCAGCAAAGCGTGAGGAAAACActccaggaggagaaaagcagcaaacgAGATGTGACAATTTTACAACGCCTGATACAAATGCtgcaaaagagaagaacaaaTTTCCAAGTTCCAGGAAGTACCGATCAGTATCTTCAGAAACATTGGGTAagcctcaagaaaaaaatactccagAACAAAAGCAACAAACACCAGCTTCTGCAGGTTTTAAGAAGCCTGGTACTAAtgctataaaagaaaaagatggagatCCAAATTCTGAGAAGTCACCTTCTTCAAAGAAAGTGGTGAAGtcccaagaaaaaaatacttcaggagACAGGAGGCAAAAGACACCGGCAGCGGAGGACATCAGGTCACCTGGAGCAAAGGCTGTAAAAGGGGATGATAAACACCAGCATTCTGGGAACCACCAGTTACCGCCTTCAAGTAAATCAGCAAAGCCTGAGAAAAATATtccaggaggaggaaaacaacaaaaggtATCTGAAAGTTTTACAAAGCCTGATGCAAGTGCTgtaaaagataaaagcaaagatCCAGGTTCTGGGATGTGCCAGTCCCCATCTTCAAATTCACTGGTGAAGCCTCAAGAAAAGAATGCCACAGCCAAAAAGAAACAGTCGCCACCACCACCTGACGAAAAAACAATGCATAAAACTGGTAGTCCAGAAAAGAAGAGTGGAcctgagagaaaagagaaataccaGCTGCGCTCTTCAGCTCAAACAGAGAAGCACGGCAATGATGGCTCAGGAAAGGAAGGCCCCGTGGGCAATTTCAAGAGCTATCGAGCTCCATTGCCAAGCGATGGCATAAATTGTAAAAGCAATACTGTCCCAAAAGAGACCAGTTTGTCTAATACAGAGAAGTCCCCCAAATCATCCTCATTTCATGTTGCAtcaaaagatgaggaaaatcctgctggaaatagaaaaaaacagcCTGGATTTAAGAAGTACCAAGCACTCTCATCAAAGACTTTGGTGAGGCATGAGAAAGATGTTGCTGAaagggaggggagctggcaggcagctggcGAAACAAgtgagagaaaagcagaactggaagACTGCTCTAAAGCAGCAGCGTCATTCTCAAAATACACAGTGGAAAGCTACAGTGAAAGGCCCTTAGATTCATCTTTCAAACCATTGATCATTCGAGTAACTGACACATTTAAACATCACAGCTAA